The DNA window TCGAGAAGGCGATCAGGGAGTCGGATCTCGGGGTGAACCCCGGAAACGACGGCACGATCATCCGCATCGTCATCCCGCAGCTCACCGAGGAGCGGCGCAAGGAGATGGTGAAGGTCGCCAAGGGCAAGGGCGAGGACGCGAAGGTGTCGATCCGCAGCGTCCGCCGCAAGGCGAAGGAAGAGCTCGACCGCATCCAGAAGGACGGCGAAGCGGGTGAAGACGACGTCGTCCGCGCCGAGAAGGAGTTGCAGAACCTCACCGACTCCTACGTCGGCCAGGTCGAGGAGCTCGTGAAACACAAAGAAGCCGAGCTTCTCGAAGTCTGATGTCCCAGGTGAGCGACGAAGAGCGCGAGGAGGTGGCGGGAGACGGCGGCCCCGCCACACCGCGTTCCGGCGAGCCGGTGAAGCCGTCGGAGGAGAGCCCCTCCGACGACCCGGAGGAGAAGCCGGTGGAGAAGAAAGCCTCGCGCGCGGGCCGGAACCTGCCCGCGGCCATCGCGGTGGGTGTCGTCCTCGGCGCCGCGATCATCGTTTCGTTGCTCACCACCCGATTTCTGTTCATCGCGATCATCGCGGCCGCGATCGCGGTGGGCACGATCGAGTTCGCCGGTGCCCTGAAACGGGCGGCGAACATCGAGGTCGCGCTGATCCCGCTGCTCGCCGGTGGCCAGGCGATGATCTGGCTCGCCTGGCCGTTCGGGCGCGAG is part of the Amycolatopsis sp. CA-230715 genome and encodes:
- the frr gene encoding ribosome recycling factor; translation: MIDETLLDAEEKMEKAVSVAKEDLASVRTGRATPNMFNRIVVEYYGAPTPLNQLASVNVPEARMAIIKPYDATQLGAIEKAIRESDLGVNPGNDGTIIRIVIPQLTEERRKEMVKVAKGKGEDAKVSIRSVRRKAKEELDRIQKDGEAGEDDVVRAEKELQNLTDSYVGQVEELVKHKEAELLEV